DNA from Methanomicrobia archaeon:
GAAACTGAAGGATTGGCGGCACAAATAACCGTTGAATACGGCGATGCGACCGCGCTTTGGTATCCTGACCGAAGTTTTGATGTGGTAATCAGTTACGGGGCTTTGCATCATGTCGCAAAGGAAAGCCGGAAGAAGTTTATTCAAGAGCTAAGGCGCGTAGCAAAGGAGACGGTTATTATCGTTGAATTGAACGCACGAGGCTTCAAGCATATTCACGAATTCGACGATTTCACGCCGGTTGACCTTGATTGGCTGGAACGAGCGATACACCCGTTGGGGGCCGTCGAGAAATATCAGGGGCGATTGATGAACGTCTATGCACTTTCTTTCTGGTAGAAAGAACCGGTACTAAGAGCGAGTGAAACTCATCAGGTTATGCGCTCTTGTTCAAACGATAATTGGAGGGTTATTCCAGTCAGGTGGCTGAAAAGTTTTGACGATTGGGCGCTATTCCTCCTTTTTTACGCCCTTTTCTTCCTCCTCTCCCTTCCCTTTAACGTCCGCTAACGTATACGAGCCGTAGCTATCGATTTTCGGCTCTTTCGTGATTAAATAGTAGGGGACCGCAAGGATGAGCGCAATTCCTGCGACTATGATGAAGATAATTATCCCGATCAGCATGCCGAACCCGATAACCAGCGCAATGAGTGCAAGGATCTCAAAATAGTGGAGCACCTCCAGGATTACTACAACGACAGCCAGAAAGATGAGAACAGCGATGATACTGTTCTTCATCTGCCGATCGTTTCCTCGAGCAGGGTGCCGATAACGCCAGAAGAGCCGGACGAACTCGAAGAACGCTGCTGCGTGGGTAAGAACGGCGCCAGGGCGGTTGCTAAATTGTGCAATGTCATCGACTGGATAATAATCTTCCCGGGGCCTCGTAGCGTGGTCAGGAAGAGTCCTTCTCCGCCGAAGAACATCGTTTTTATCCCCTTCACGCGCTCGATGTCATAGCCGACGGTGCCATCCCAGCCAACGACACAGCCGGTATCCACCTTCATCGTTTGCCCGGTTTGCAGATCGAACTCGATGAAATCGCCACAGGCGTGGATAAACGCGGTGCCATCACCGGAAAGTCGTTCTAAAATGAACCCTTCGCCACCGAAGAAGGCGGACCCTAACTTCCGCTGGAATGCGACGCTGAGATCAACGGCATTTTCGGCGCAGAGGAACGCATCCTTCTGGACGATGAACTCTTTGCCAGCCGCAAGCTCTATCGGCTTGATCGTCCCGGGCGCGTTACCACCGAACGCCACAAGCCCCTCACCGCCTGTCGGACTGAATTCCGTTAAAAACATCGTCTCGCCCGCGAATTTCCGCCCGATTGCCTTCATCAAGCCGCCTTTCATCTTCGCCTCCATGTTTATATTCGAACTCATGTACACCATCGTGCCGGCCTCGCCATAGACCGTCTCGCCCGCGCTTAATTCCAGCGTTACCAGTTGCAGATTATCACCCGTTATTTTATATTCCATATCAAACCTCACCACTTGAAAAGAACAGAGGCGTATTTAAAAAGGTTGGTATTCGCGCCACACACAAAACAAACTTTTTTATGAGCGTCTCATGAACTATGATTAACTGTCGAGGTGGTTGAAATCATCGATATACACTGTCATTTGACGTTTAAGGACTACGACGCGGACCGTGAGCAGGTCATAGCGGATGCGAAGCAGGTGCTGAACGGAGTGGTGGTAAGCGGAGTGGAGCAAGAAGACGGGAGGAAAGCATTAGCGCTTGCAGCACAGCACCACGAGTTCATGTTCGTCACGCTCGGACTGCACCCAATCTATGTAGAGCAAAAAACAGATCAGGAGATCGAACGTTATGCGGAATTCATCAGTGAGCACAAGCACGAGATCGTGGGTATCGGCGAGATCGGGCTGGATTACCATTGGATTCGGGACCCGGGGAAGCAGGAGCGGACGAGAGAGGTGTTTGTGGAGTTCCTCGGCTTAGCGAAGGAGTTGAAGCTGCCTGCGATACTTCACTTACGCGGCACCGGCAGCGAGGCAATCGAAGAAGGATTGAAGATCGTTTCGGACGAAGACGTGAAACAAGCGGTGTTCCACTGCTTCACCGGCAAACCAGGCGTTGCGGAGGAGATTTGTGAGGAAGGCTATTACGTATCGCTGCCCACCACAATAGCGCGGAGTAAGAGCATGAGGAAGGTGGCGAAGCGCGTACCGCTTTCGCAGTTATTCACGGAGACCGATGCGCCGTATCTTTCACCGGACGATGACGAGCGCAACGTTCCGCAGAAGGTGCACGTAGTGTACGAGGAGATCGCACGCCAAAGAAAGACAGATGTGGAGCCGGTGAATGCGGAAATAGAGCGTAACTTCGAGCGGGTTTTTGGGGTTGCGTCACGAGGTTAAATCGCAATCACTGACTGAGCCGGGCGCTGTTATCATGCTTTTGGCGACATCACCAAAAAACTCGTGCTCACAAGCCAAACATTAAAGGCCACAGGGGTTGCCGCCTTACCGAAGAGCAGTCGAAATTGTGGACACAGCAAAAAATAAGCGAACCAAAGAGTCGACGACATCGTAATGAAACATGTCGGTGCCAAGCAGTGCTTCGTTTCAGAATCGCGGTCACAGCCATTGGCTTAGGTGCCGGTTCAGAGCGATAAGAACTGCTCATTTGCGTATAGCTCTCTTTATATCGAAAAGCTTTTGATACCAACTACGTATAATGGCCTATAGATGGTATTCTCCAATTTACTGAGTGTTAGGAGTGAGGAGGCCAAACTATGGTAGGGAAACTGAATGGAAGAAACGGAAGGGTCTATTTCGTGCTCATAGGGATTATGGTGACTGTGTTGGTGGCATGCACGTTAAGCGGTGCGGGAGGTGGCGAAGCAGAAGAAACGCCAGCCCCTCATATCGAGGCTGAGTTATCAGAGATATCGACACAGGACTCCTCAAGCCCGCTCGGCTCCAACACTTCGTTACAAGCACAGATAGATGAAATTCTCGATGAGAAGCCCGTATTCCTCTTCTTCTATTCCGACTGGTGCCATTTCTGTCAGCAACAGATGCCCATAATAGACGAGCTAGAAACGATATACACAGAAAAGCTCTTTTTTATTCGCATTAACGCAGATGAACGCCCTGAGGCTGTGGAGGCATTTGAAGTCGGTGAATTCCCGACTATGTTCATCATCACCGGGAAAAACGATGCAGGATATATCAGGCAGAAACTTTCAGGGTTTACCGGCGAAGTAGAGTTACGGGAGCAGATCGCTTCTGGGATTGCCCTTGAACCCGAGGTGAGTGCCCCTGATCGTGTGGTCACGGGCGAGGTCGCGGTTACCGAAACCAGCAGTACGTGCGATTCCTGCAGTGATTGCACGGAAAAATTGAATAAAGGTGGGTATGATGCGGTTATACTGACGCAAGACATCCTGAATCACTCCGGGAACTGCATAACCCTGTCGGCAGATAACGTCATCTTTAACTGCTCTGGACATTTCATTAGTGGTGATTTACCTGCTGCACCTTTTAATGTCGATTACGGCATAAAGCTCACGGGCGATAATAACGCCGTCACGAATTGTAATGTTGGCTTCTTCTGGTACGGTATATGGCTTGATTCCGCGCGCGGCAACACCATAACAAAAAACAACATGGCTTTGAACGGGTATTCGGGTCTGACACTGACAAATTCGGAGAATAATGAAATTGCCTCAAACACGATAAATTTTAACGGTTATGGGCTGACGATTGTCTATTCTGATAATACGGTAATAGACTCCAATGGTGCCTGCGCCAACCTTATCGCGGATATCTGGCAGGAGAATTCAACGGGCAATACAGGCAGTAATAACACCTGTTATAACGCCCACAACTGGAACGATACGGGAACGGTAGACTGCACGAACCTCTGCTGCTTGGTGCCTACGGACAATATGCACATCGATAAAGATACCAAGTTCTGTCCGGGTAACTACAGCGTCAACGATACCGGAGACACGGGTGTTATCATCATTAACCATTCAGACATAACGCTCGATTGCAACAACGCATCGTTGATAGGGAATCATTCGGGCGTCGGAATTTATAACGACGGCTTTGATAACGTCACGATTAAGAATTGTAATATCAGTTACTATAGCGCCGGAATCGATGTGCGCAATCTCGAAACGAATGCTCTGACCAATAATAAAGT
Protein-coding regions in this window:
- a CDS encoding class I SAM-dependent methyltransferase, which codes for MEERLKEDDEGRIERAEILRRWNVHNKTVLDIGVGPLAIIAARDFNCTVMSIDVAEDKLQEAERDVETEGLAAQITVEYGDATALWYPDRSFDVVISYGALHHVAKESRKKFIQELRRVAKETVIIVELNARGFKHIHEFDDFTPVDLDWLERAIHPLGAVEKYQGRLMNVYALSFW
- a CDS encoding TIGR00266 family protein, which encodes MEYKITGDNLQLVTLELSAGETVYGEAGTMVYMSSNINMEAKMKGGLMKAIGRKFAGETMFLTEFSPTGGEGLVAFGGNAPGTIKPIELAAGKEFIVQKDAFLCAENAVDLSVAFQRKLGSAFFGGEGFILERLSGDGTAFIHACGDFIEFDLQTGQTMKVDTGCVVGWDGTVGYDIERVKGIKTMFFGGEGLFLTTLRGPGKIIIQSMTLHNLATALAPFLPTQQRSSSSSGSSGVIGTLLEETIGR
- a CDS encoding TatD family hydrolase, which gives rise to MVEIIDIHCHLTFKDYDADREQVIADAKQVLNGVVVSGVEQEDGRKALALAAQHHEFMFVTLGLHPIYVEQKTDQEIERYAEFISEHKHEIVGIGEIGLDYHWIRDPGKQERTREVFVEFLGLAKELKLPAILHLRGTGSEAIEEGLKIVSDEDVKQAVFHCFTGKPGVAEEICEEGYYVSLPTTIARSKSMRKVAKRVPLSQLFTETDAPYLSPDDDERNVPQKVHVVYEEIARQRKTDVEPVNAEIERNFERVFGVASRG